The Aerosakkonema funiforme FACHB-1375 genome window below encodes:
- a CDS encoding two-partner secretion domain-containing protein gives MKQGAYQFWLASSIAFCYLTTTCPTLAQIVPDATLPHNSIVIPDGNINRIEGGTQVGNNLFHSFREFSVPTESTAFFNNAVTIQNIFSRVTGSFESNIDGLIQANGTANLFLINPNGIIFGRNASLNIGGSFLATTANSIIFKDGTEFSATNPQAPPLLTINVPIGLQFGATTGEFGETTGGTPVSTRGGIRVEGGGHNLTRDENEAVISTNRPDGLKVKPGNTLALVGGDLSLEGGNLTVTGGIIEVWSVVSGQLLVVSNNGKLNIENGENNIDYGNIQLSNAASVYVSGNGGEIYLSGRRVLLRDGSAILAISREMEQAGVLAVKASDSVEAIGNTITADNKLFRSGLLSQVFDEGKAADLIVETGRLIVNGGDVAAFTFGSRDAGNVTVRASDFVELIGSETEDNSITGLSSQVKPGATGNGGNLLVETQRLIVREGAQVSTITLGDGRGGNIIIRADQSVELISSADDLFASGVLTQSEPGSTGNSGNLTIITGELKLLDGAEISASTSGSGNAGDLFIRASDLVQLSGSSGGYSSGIFAQANDEATGNAGNLTIETRQLSVRDGGQISTSTEDIGRGGNLTVRGVGNTEADLVELSGISPEPQGEKGIFTPSSLLATTNGTMEKAGNGGNLIINARRLIVQDGAQVAASTLGTGAGGSVTVNASESVELIGIKISPNNDTFQSSLLARTRSPGTGAAGNIEVNSPLIFLADRALITTDTRSGDFGNIELTSNNIQLRQNSSITTNTDTSTGGNITINTDTIAALENSDITANAARGFGGRVTVNTQGIFGTAYRENLSEITSDITATSELGPQFNGVVEINTPDVDPTQGLLELPQDFAPSQVTQNLCSLVGEKLEFIYVGRGGLPPNPREALNLGVEIDRSSSDSATQQIVEAQGWIVGENGEIILTDKLPAMAYGSLYSVACRAGV, from the coding sequence ATGAAACAGGGTGCTTACCAATTTTGGCTTGCTAGCAGTATTGCCTTCTGCTATTTGACTACAACCTGTCCAACATTGGCACAAATAGTTCCAGATGCCACACTTCCCCATAATTCTATTGTTATTCCGGACGGCAATATCAACCGCATTGAAGGCGGAACGCAAGTAGGTAATAACCTTTTCCACAGCTTTCGCGAGTTTTCTGTTCCTACCGAAAGTACAGCTTTTTTCAATAACGCTGTAACGATTCAAAATATATTCAGTCGTGTGACTGGTAGTTTTGAATCGAATATTGATGGTTTAATTCAAGCTAATGGCACTGCTAACTTATTTTTAATTAACCCGAACGGAATTATTTTTGGCCGCAACGCTTCACTTAATATTGGCGGTTCATTTTTAGCGACTACAGCTAATAGTATAATTTTTAAAGATGGCACTGAGTTCAGCGCCACCAATCCCCAAGCTCCACCTTTACTAACAATAAATGTACCCATTGGCTTGCAATTTGGAGCAACAACAGGTGAATTTGGAGAAACAACAGGCGGGACGCCTGTATCCACAAGAGGTGGGATTAGGGTTGAAGGTGGGGGTCATAATCTCACAAGAGATGAAAACGAAGCAGTTATTAGTACTAATAGACCCGATGGCCTGAAGGTGAAGCCTGGAAATACCTTGGCACTTGTAGGCGGAGATCTTTCTCTGGAAGGCGGTAATCTGACAGTAACTGGGGGTATAATTGAGGTTTGGTCTGTAGTCAGCGGTCAGTTGTTAGTTGTTAGTAATAACGGAAAACTAAATATTGAAAATGGAGAAAATAATATAGATTATGGGAATATTCAATTATCAAATGCAGCTTCTGTATATGTTAGTGGCAACGGTGGTGAAATTTATCTGTCAGGACGGCGAGTATTGCTAAGGGATGGTTCGGCAATTTTAGCTATTAGCAGGGAAATGGAACAGGCAGGTGTTTTGGCTGTAAAAGCTTCCGATTCTGTAGAAGCGATCGGCAACACAATTACAGCTGATAATAAGTTGTTTCGCAGCGGTTTGTTGAGTCAGGTTTTTGATGAGGGGAAAGCCGCTGATTTGATCGTAGAAACCGGGCGATTGATTGTTAATGGGGGAGATGTAGCCGCTTTTACTTTTGGCTCCAGAGATGCGGGGAATGTTACTGTCCGCGCCTCGGATTTTGTGGAACTCATCGGTAGTGAAACGGAAGATAACTCGATTACCGGATTGTCTTCTCAAGTCAAGCCAGGAGCCACGGGGAATGGGGGAAATTTGCTCGTTGAAACCCAACGTTTAATTGTTCGAGAAGGAGCGCAGGTATCAACTATAACTTTGGGCGATGGTCGAGGGGGAAATATTATCATTCGCGCTGACCAGTCGGTGGAACTTATTAGCTCAGCTGACGATCTATTTGCTAGCGGCGTGCTTACTCAGTCTGAACCTGGAAGTACTGGAAATAGCGGTAATTTGACAATTATTACTGGAGAGTTGAAACTTTTGGATGGAGCAGAAATATCAGCTTCTACTTCTGGATCTGGAAATGCCGGAGATTTGTTTATTCGTGCTTCGGACTTAGTGCAATTGAGCGGAAGTAGCGGTGGTTATAGCAGTGGGATATTTGCACAAGCAAATGATGAAGCAACCGGAAATGCTGGCAATTTGACCATTGAAACTAGACAGTTGAGCGTGCGGGATGGCGGACAAATATCAACTTCTACTGAGGATATAGGACGAGGAGGAAATTTGACAGTTCGTGGGGTCGGAAATACAGAAGCCGATTTAGTGGAATTGAGCGGAATCTCACCAGAACCTCAAGGGGAAAAAGGAATATTTACACCTAGCAGTTTATTGGCTACAACTAATGGAACAATGGAAAAAGCTGGAAATGGCGGAAACTTAATAATTAATGCGAGGCGGTTAATTGTTCAAGATGGCGCACAGGTAGCAGCTTCTACTTTGGGTACAGGTGCAGGGGGAAGTGTGACGGTTAACGCTTCTGAATCTGTGGAATTAATCGGAATAAAAATATCCCCCAATAATGATACTTTTCAGAGTAGTTTGTTGGCTCGGACTCGCTCTCCTGGAACTGGTGCAGCAGGTAATATTGAGGTAAATTCACCTTTGATTTTTCTTGCCGATCGAGCATTGATTACGACTGATACTAGAAGTGGTGATTTCGGCAATATAGAATTAACCTCAAACAACATTCAACTGCGCCAAAATAGCAGCATTACCACTAACACCGATACTTCTACAGGTGGCAATATCACCATCAATACCGACACTATAGCAGCTTTAGAAAATAGCGATATTACTGCTAATGCTGCACGCGGTTTTGGCGGTCGAGTTACAGTGAATACGCAAGGAATATTTGGCACTGCATACCGGGAAAACCTTTCAGAAATAACAAGTGATATTACAGCCACTTCTGAACTTGGCCCTCAATTCAATGGTGTGGTGGAAATTAACACGCCGGATGTTGACCCCACGCAAGGATTACTTGAACTTCCACAAGATTTTGCGCCTTCGCAAGTTACACAAAATCTTTGTTCTTTAGTTGGGGAAAAGTTGGAATTTATTTATGTCGGACGGGGTGGTCTACCGCCAAATCCCAGAGAAGCGCTTAATCTAGGTGTGGAGATCGATCGCAGCAGTTCAGATTCTGCAACTCAGCAAATTGTAGAAGCTCAAGGGTGGATTGTTGGTGAGAATGGCGAGATTATTCTCACAGATAAATTGCCTGCTATGGCTTACGGTTCTTTATATTCAGTCGCTTGTCGTGCAGGTGTGTGA
- a CDS encoding Uma2 family endonuclease, producing the protein MTVTLDKTKDQRLVHFGMSWQQFKLLQESFADSPGIRLAYYKGEIEILTLSPDHESISRMITGLLIVYFLNKNIEFNPLGSFTQEKEEEVSAQADESFAIGSSTATKPDLVVEVIFTSGSDRKLKRYQVLGVPEVWFWEDGLFRLYRLRESGYDRIERSAILPDLDIDLLARCVMMASKLEALKAFQQAIAQA; encoded by the coding sequence ATGACGGTAACGCTAGACAAGACAAAAGACCAACGGCTAGTTCATTTTGGTATGAGTTGGCAACAGTTCAAATTACTTCAGGAAAGCTTTGCCGATTCACCAGGCATTCGATTAGCTTATTACAAAGGAGAAATTGAAATCTTGACACTTTCCCCTGACCACGAATCAATCAGCCGTATGATTACAGGGTTGCTCATTGTGTATTTTTTGAACAAAAATATTGAATTCAACCCATTAGGCAGCTTTACGCAAGAAAAGGAAGAGGAAGTTTCCGCGCAAGCAGACGAATCATTTGCTATTGGTAGCTCAACCGCGACTAAACCTGACTTGGTTGTAGAAGTAATCTTTACCAGTGGTAGCGATCGCAAATTAAAACGCTACCAAGTTTTAGGTGTCCCTGAAGTTTGGTTTTGGGAAGATGGTTTATTTAGGCTCTACCGTTTGCGGGAATCTGGATACGATCGGATCGAGCGATCGGCAATTTTGCCAGATTTGGATATTGACCTGCTGGCTCGTTGTGTGATGATGGCTTCTAAACTGGAGGCTCTGAAAGCGTTTCAACAGGCAATTGCTCAAGCTTAG
- a CDS encoding Uma2 family endonuclease, with protein sequence MIQQLATPTETEIVYPENDGNPISDNTKQFKWIVFFKENLEILFANDPNVFVAGDLLWYPVEKDNKTRQAPDAMVVVGRPKGERGSYQQWNEDNIPPQVVFEILSPGNTLKEMAKKLQFYNRYGVEEYYIYNPDTVDLTGWLRSDLGLEVIDPIEGWVSPRLGIRFEIAEELQIFAPNGDRFMTSVELAQLREQERQRAEQAEARAEMLAARLRELGIDPDA encoded by the coding sequence ATGATCCAGCAACTCGCAACTCCCACCGAAACCGAGATCGTCTACCCCGAAAACGACGGTAATCCCATATCAGACAACACGAAACAATTTAAATGGATTGTTTTTTTTAAAGAAAATTTAGAAATCCTTTTTGCCAACGATCCCAACGTATTTGTCGCTGGCGACTTACTTTGGTATCCCGTCGAAAAAGATAACAAAACTCGTCAAGCACCTGATGCAATGGTAGTCGTTGGTAGACCAAAAGGCGAGCGCGGTTCCTACCAACAGTGGAACGAAGATAACATCCCTCCCCAAGTTGTGTTTGAGATTCTTTCGCCGGGAAACACACTTAAAGAAATGGCAAAAAAACTTCAGTTTTATAACCGTTATGGTGTGGAAGAATATTATATTTACAATCCAGACACGGTAGACTTGACGGGATGGTTGCGATCGGATTTAGGATTGGAAGTAATCGATCCGATCGAAGGGTGGGTGAGTCCCAGACTGGGGATCAGGTTTGAAATCGCAGAAGAACTCCAGATTTTTGCACCTAATGGCGATCGATTTATGACTTCTGTAGAATTGGCTCAACTGAGAGAGCAAGAACGCCAACGTGCTGAACAAGCGGAAGCGCGAGCGGAAATGCTAGCGGCGCGACTGAGAGAATTGGGAATCGATCCTGATGCTTAA